GCACTGCTATGTTGTCAGGCCGTTGCGGAGGCGCAGCCCGTCGCGTATCCGGCTAAAGGACAAAGCGCGCAGAAGCAGCAACAGGATCAAAGCGCATGTGCATCGTGGGCCAAGCAGCAAACGGGCGTCGATCCCGCTGCTGTCGCAGCAACGCCGCCTCCGCCATCGGGCCCCGCTGTGGGCGGCGGCGAACGGGTCGGCGGCGCGGCACGCGGGGCGGCGGGCGGCGCAGTGATCGGTGCGATTGCAGGCGATGCAGGCAAGGGCGCGGCCATCGGCGCCGCGGCGGGAACGATGGGCGGCGGCATGCGCGCCCGTCAGAACAAGCGCGAACAGCAGGCCAATGCGCAAGCCCAGAAACAGAATGCGATGGGCGCATTCGATCAGGCTTACTCAGCCTGTATGAGCGGCCGGGGATATACGTTGCATTGAGTGTCGGCAAGCGGATCGCGCGTCGAATCAAACCTCATTCGTGGCGCGCGATCCG
This Paraburkholderia sabiae DNA region includes the following protein-coding sequences:
- a CDS encoding glycine zipper domain-containing protein, translating into MNVLSKRRMSVIGAVALLCCQAVAEAQPVAYPAKGQSAQKQQQDQSACASWAKQQTGVDPAAVAATPPPPSGPAVGGGERVGGAARGAAGGAVIGAIAGDAGKGAAIGAAAGTMGGGMRARQNKREQQANAQAQKQNAMGAFDQAYSACMSGRGYTLH